Proteins encoded in a region of the Dreissena polymorpha isolate Duluth1 chromosome 6, UMN_Dpol_1.0, whole genome shotgun sequence genome:
- the LOC127834738 gene encoding uncharacterized protein LOC127834738, producing MGEEDLKRFSIKLAQVMDDIGVNEEIISLRRHIRFLMDRIWNIRCNSLHFKHETFGSQSEGSTTIGMQSDIDTLCYSDRHVACVHLSDCQDSKSNYFVFKEPTSLPQCCYLQAVGRLENNTYFLVKRDIKSHSESIGNGMCPFIYDQKGRLLLNSTSIINMFIQFLDNHSPSNVRQNGPAFTFNDDEDNVIAIRCMILPDNCKVLFTRPRPGHWPTQGTLSKAKQCEVYMVHPGLQGHRFGYNNERRVSFIKLQYQHEYVDSQFRISTNMTERLLLFDLNIVQMKVYIITKMIRKEFIQPIVDECLSTFHMKTAVLFTIEQFPENIWRDDNLVQCVIYCLNTLRRFLKRGYCPHYTISSVNLFGGKLTVNEFKIVKENVTEIINSSLSCLRKLCMDDVGLRLSASSVGLRKGNILSGPEMRFTIIMQVIKTCRHDHEQMLLVNYTILEMWVLAIKSAIATNCEYKKELEYIFQSMCNNLASQKASACIANGREVTRDIICMYETSLRSSEISNHIRYASMLVCTTQFERAYALLETIERMIISDMIQIRELSKKSTNVKRKTDYRSDEFPPTEIINKYVSNIIYPLKFIRSEIHCVPGHLIYENFRSITDDEIQYSESHACERNIYPVFVSNLQAFLYYLQYLSSKNRDQKLRSLAQLSDYCERKVQIRKRDHLHVATALHMLGHIVELENRLPDAWKLYRLSVAIKPKFNAAYWHLFRLLGQVVYSKSR from the coding sequence ATGGGAGAAGAAgatttgaaacgtttttctataaaactAGCACAGGTTATGGATGATATTGGagtaaatgaagaaattatatctTTGAGACGCCATATCAGATTTCTAATGGATAGAATTTGGAATATACGTTGCAATAGCTTGcattttaaacatgaaacatTTGGTAGTCAAAGCGAGGGTTCTACGACCATTGGTATGCAGTCCGACATCGACACACTTTGTTATTCTGACAGACATGTAGCCTGTGTACACTTGTCAGATTGTCAGGATTCGAAAtctaattattttgtgtttaaagaacCAACGTCTTTACCACAATGCTGCTACCTACAGGCCGTTGGAAGATTGGAGAACAACACATATTTTCTTGTGAAAAGAGACATCAAATCTCACTCAGAAAGCATTGGAAATGGTATGTGTCCGTTTATATATGATCAAAAAGGTCGACTTTTGTTAAACTCCACGTcaattataaacatgtttatacaaTTCTTGGACAATCATAGTCCATCAAATGTGCGACAAAATGGACCTGCATTCACGTTTAATGATGATGAAGACAACGTCATTGCAATACGCTGCATGATTTTGCCGGATAATTGTAAGGTTTTGTTTACGAGACCAAGGCCCGGCCACTGGCCCACACAAGGGACGCTTTCAAAGGCAAAACAATGCGAAGTGTATATGGTACATCCCGGACTTCAGGGGCATAGATTTGGTTACAATAATGAACGTCGAGTTAGCTTCATTAAGCTCCAATATCAACATGAGTATGTTGATTCGCAATTTCGAATTTCCACTAACATGACTGAGCGTTTATTACTGTTTGACCTTAACATTGTACAAATGAAGGTGTACATTATAACAAAAATGATTCGAAAAGAATTTATACAACCTATTGTTGATGAATGCTTGAGTACTTTTCACATGAAAACGGCTGTTTTGTTTACAATAGAACAATTTCCAGAAAACATATGGAGAGATGACAATCTTGTGCAGTGTGTAATCTACTGTCTCAACACACTAAGGCGCTTTTTAAAAAGAGGCTACTGTCCACATTACACAATCTCCTCTGTCAATTTGTTTGGAGGTAAACTTACGGTAAATGAATTCAAGATTGTGAAGGAAAATGTTACAGAGATTATTAACTCAAGCTTAAGCTGTCTTCGAAAGTTATGTATGGATGACGTAGGTTTAAGACTATCTGCGAGTTCCGTTGGTTTAAGAAAGGGCAATATACTATCTGGCCCAGAAATGCGTTTTACAATAATAATGCAGGTGATAAAAACGTGTCGTCATGATCATGAGCAAATGCTCTTAGTCAATTACACCATTTTAGAAATGTGGGTCTTAGCAATAAAGTCAGCAATTGCAACTAACTGCGAATACAAAAAGGAGCTTGAATATATTTTTCAAAGTATGTGTAACAATTTAGCTTCACAGAAAGCATCTGCTTGTATAGCAAACGGCAGGGAGGTAACACGTGACATAATATGCATGTATGAAACATCTCTTAGATCTTCAGAAATCTCGAATCATATAAGATATGCTTCAATGCTAGTATGCACAACTCAGTTTGAACGTGCTTATGCATTACTTGAAACAATTGAACGTATGATTATATCAGATATGATTCAAATCAGAGAACTATCGAAAAAAAGCACCAATGTCAAACGTAAGACAGATTACAGATCAGACGAGTTTCCACCTActgaaataataaacaaatatgtatcgaATATAATTTATCCTCTCAAGTTTATTAGAAGTGAAATACATTGTGTTCCAGGCCACCTGATATATGAAAATTTTAGGTCCATTACAGACGATGAAATACAATATTCAGAATCACATGCATGTGAGCGTAATATTTATCCTGTGTTTGTATCCAATCTCCAAGCATTTCTTTACTATTTACAATACCTTTCATCAAAGAATAGAGACCAAAAGCTACGTTCATTAGCACAGCTTTCAGACTACTGCGAGAGGAAAGTACAAATAAGAAAAAGGGACCACTTACATGTAGCTACAGCACTTCACATGTTAGGTCATATTGTTGAATTAGAAAACCGTTTGCCAGATGCATGGAAATTATACAGATTATCCGTTGCAATAAAGCCAAAATTTAATGCAGCTTATTGGCATCTTTTTAGATTATTGGGACAAGTTGTGTATAGTAAATCGAGGTAA